A single region of the Latilactobacillus curvatus JCM 1096 = DSM 20019 genome encodes:
- a CDS encoding glucosamine-6-phosphate deaminase gives MKIIKVKDQVEGGQKSFEIFKEGLANNAKVFGLATGSSPIKFYETLVASDLDFTGCTSVNLDEYVGLSADDDQSYHYFMKKNLFDKKPFTKSYLPNGLASDISAELKRYDQVIADNPVDIQILGIGQNGHIGFNEPGAAFDSNTQEVQLTESTIKANARFFENEADVPTKAISMGIGSILKAKKIVLFAYGKSKAEAIKGTVEGPQTTDVPASALQLHDDVTIIVDEAAASLLSK, from the coding sequence ATGAAAATTATTAAAGTGAAAGATCAAGTAGAAGGCGGCCAAAAAAGCTTTGAAATCTTCAAAGAAGGTTTAGCAAACAACGCTAAAGTATTCGGTTTGGCAACTGGTAGTTCACCAATTAAATTCTACGAAACATTAGTGGCTAGCGACTTAGATTTCACAGGTTGCACATCCGTGAACTTGGACGAATATGTTGGCTTATCAGCTGATGACGACCAAAGTTACCACTATTTCATGAAGAAGAACTTATTCGACAAGAAACCATTTACTAAATCATACTTACCAAACGGCTTAGCAAGCGACATTTCTGCTGAATTAAAACGCTATGACCAAGTGATTGCTGATAACCCAGTTGATATCCAAATCTTAGGGATCGGCCAAAACGGTCACATCGGCTTCAATGAACCCGGTGCTGCGTTTGACAGCAATACACAAGAAGTGCAATTAACAGAATCAACAATCAAAGCTAACGCACGTTTCTTCGAAAATGAAGCAGATGTACCAACAAAAGCAATCTCAATGGGGATTGGCTCAATCTTAAAAGCTAAGAAAATCGTCTTGTTCGCATATGGCAAATCAAAAGCTGAAGCCATCAAAGGCACAGTAGAAGGCCCACAAACAACAGACGTCCCAGCAAGTGCATTACAACTACACGACGACGTGACAATCATCGTAGACGAAGCAGCAGCAAGCTTGTTAAGCAAATAG